One Capsicum annuum cultivar UCD-10X-F1 chromosome 2, UCD10Xv1.1, whole genome shotgun sequence genomic window carries:
- the LOC107857715 gene encoding uncharacterized protein LOC107857715: protein MTVTEYEAKFTELSRYVPSLVTDQREKLRRFIDGLKDHYRGPLIWDVCNGSYAEVANTALHRVQNDGVKFFTIDGKGVLHHHGRLCFPIVGDVRQLILDEAYNLRYSIHPGPMKINQTCTYCTGGKKVLVSQVELSTSFHPQIDGQSVYQSSIQMAPYEAQYGRNCRSPVGWFELNEVQLLGTNLVQHILEKVMVIRDRLKLLQSRKKSYADKRVRDLEFAKGDKGFLKSFSYERSYEILLESHKIYPEDVDLDENLTYEERPIVILDRKLRQLR from the exons ATGACGGTCACTGAGTATGAAGCTAAGTTCACTGAGTTGTCCAGGTATGTTCCATCTTTGGTTACAGATCAGAGGGAGAAATTAAGACGATTTATAGATGGACTAAAGGATCATTATCGTGGTCCATTGATATGGGATGTATGTAATGGATCTTATGCTGAGGTGGCTAACACTGCTCTCC ATCGAGTGCAGAATGATGGTGTTAAGTTTTTCACTATTGATGGTAAAGGTGTGCTACATCATCATGGAAGATTGTGTTTTCCCATTGTGGGTGACGTGAGACAACTAATTCTTGATGAGGCTTATAATTTGCGATACTCTATCCACCCTGGTCCTATGAAAATAAATCAAACTTGCACATATTGTACTGGTGGAAAG aaggTATTAGTTTCGCAGGTTGAGTTGAGTACATCATTTCATCCGCAGATCGATGGGCAGTCTGT ctaccagtCGAGCATTCAAATGGCACCATATGAGGCTCAATATGGTCGCAATTGTCGTTCACCAGTTGGCTGGTTTGAGCTCAACGAAGTACAATTATTAGGTACTAATTTAGTTCAACATATATTGGAGAAGGTTATGGTGATTCGAGACCGACTTAAGCTGTTACAAAGTAGgaagaagtcctatgcagataagAGAGTCCGTGATTTGGAGTTTGCAAAAGGAGACAAAGgctttttaaaaagtttttcctatgaaagaagttatgAGATTTTGCTggaaag CCATAAGATCTATCCAGAGGATGTAGATCTTGATGAGAATCTGACTTATGAGGAAAGACCGATAGTTATTCTTGATAGGAAATTGCGACAGTTGAGATAA